A window of Phragmites australis chromosome 2, lpPhrAust1.1, whole genome shotgun sequence genomic DNA:
ATAGTTAGGAACAGTTAGAAATTTAggaataattagaaaaaaacaGAAATTAGGAAAAATAGTAGGATATGAAATTAGGAAATAGTTAGAATAATAGTAGGTGATTTAGGAAAAAAGTagaaaatagttagaaaaattagaaaaaatgtaggatacttaaaaaaatggtagaaaatagttagaaattagaatagctagaaaaattaaaaatacttagaaaaatagtaggaaaatagttagagaatattagagaaatgtAGAATAGAGTagataatttaaaaaataagaacATGAAATTTAGAATAGTGTATGGTTCGAAAATTAGCTAtaggtagaaaatatagtataattTGTTAGAAAACGTAAAATAGTCggaaaagttcaaatatttcAGTAACGTAGAGTTAAAATAGTTAATTTAATGTTCTTCAAAAATTTGATACTATGTAGGAATTGTATAATTGAATTATTGTGGATTTTTACAGTATTGTATTTagaatgggggggggggagttttttttattcatttgaAATTTAGAGCATGAAAATTTAGATACATGTAGAATAGATAATTTAGCATAGAGTATACATAGTTCGAAATTTTTCAATAGTTAGATAATCTAGACTAGTTTGAAGTCcaattgttatgaatatgtagTAGAAATATTTCATAGCTGTAGTCTCTGTCATCACTATGTGACTTCATATAGTGGATCGATAATGAGGAAAGTGAAGCATCTGTTTTCCTCATGCACACCCAACACCGGATGGCATGGAGACGATTCCATGAAATGAAAGCCAACAAGAGGAGAGACGACTTTCAAATGCCTACATGAGGAAGAAcagaagaggagagaagagcatAACCACCTCAAAGCGGGGGCGCGTGAGGCAAATAGGGATCAAAAGCGCAAGAGGGCATATTGGCTTCGTGAAGTTGGACCTGAGGCAGGGAGGATGGGAAAGTACTTACGCCACACTCAATAGAGTGTCAGTAGTAATCGGCTAGTTTTAATTCTCTAAAACATGTTAGATTTGTAATCGGTACATGTCTCGGTTACTTTCAAAATTACACCATACATACCAGTATCGTTGTTACTTTCTGTATGTGCCTTATTTAAATTTTCTAAGGCATGTTAGTTTTATCATCGATACATGTCTATCTTTGTTAGAGTCGATGCATGGTATGTGGTGCTTCACAAACTTTAACATTTCAATATTAAAAACGGTTTAGTGTCAACCTATGCTAAACAGGTCATTTGGATGTACTTTAGCTGGATGTGCCTCACTTCCCAAATTAACAAATAATATtactaaaaaatcaaaaattacTAAACTGCAATCTGTCGGTACTTCGTATACCGATATGCTTATCGGTACTTCGAGTATTGACATGCCTGCCGGCTGAGGCTTGGCTCGACAAACAAATCAATGTCCAACCAGGGACTTGTCAACAGGCAAAGTTCCGACATACTTTTTTGGCCCCACATGCATGCCGACAGGATCTCAGGCCTACTGCCACATAGGCTGTTGATATACGGAATACTGACAGGTCACTAGTCGGTACTTCACGTACCGACATAtacctatttttgcaattttatgaatttaactattattttttaattttccaataaaaatattattaaaaaaatactcgTTGTATGTGAGTGTGAACCTGCTTTGTAGTTGGTTAGAATATTCATGGGGCCTGGCTGTTATAGAGGGACGCATTACTCAAAAACATTCTGATGTAACACTGATGGTAAAGAGGAGAGCGGCCCTATTGGTCGGCGGCTGTGTGGTAGGGCCCAGCTGTCATAGGGCAAACAAATTTTAATCAGGTTACCAACCTACCTTTGCATTAGAAGTAAGCAGCCAATAAAATAATCGACGTTGGTCCGAGGCAGTGATCACGAAGAGGACAAGACTGGTCCGTCGACGTGTTTTCTTACCGCATACGTGTTACGGCTGCATTGGCCTAGCTTCAAGCGATTGGAGTTTTTAATCGGCTGAGTCCGGTTCACTGCCCGGCCGAGTGACCATCTGCCCGAGCTCTGCCCATACATGTAAACTTACCTAAAGACATCTTCAacaaatacttaaaaatttatctcttataatactattatagcatcctcttacattattatagtattctttattttttttatcttcaacagctatCCTATTTCTTACATTCTACTACTCTTCTACTCTCTTCAGACCCACAATCAACCTCTATAAATAGTATTATGATTGCTAcagtattttaataaatttaGAGTATCAGATTCTCTCTTATCAATGCTGTAACACTAGATACAGCATCTGTTAAACAGCACATTCGAGCGCTACAGTATTTTTCGGTACTATAGCAGTGGAGAGTTGAAGATGGATCGTCACATAGAGTCCGCTCATCCCAGAGTTCCGGTCGCGTATGCTGGCGGAAGAACAATGTTAGATATTGATTGTAGGCAATGATAGTGAGCAGTAATTCGTAATAGTGATCGGTACTATTGTACAAGTGGCTCGACCGCTATAGAAACATAGCTGAAGAAGCCGTTAAGTGTTGTCAGAATACTACTCTAAGAAagcaatagaaataaatattgGTCGGGTTATGTTAATTAAGGCAAGTGACGTGTGTGTTGTTGGCATATTTACATTCtgcatgtattttattttaacatTGTTGTATAGTCTCTATAAGCAAGCAAGATATGTTATTAACATACTAACATTTTACGTTTATTTTTACGTTTCAAGCGGTTGTGCTACTAATATTATATTTATGTGTGTATAGTTGTTAGGCCGCTTACATTATGCGTGAGTTTAGTATTTAAATTTGTGATGTAGCTTATATTTGGCACGTGTTTTATAACTAAAATTAATTATGTCGTTTTTCTACATGCAAGTTATATCTTAAGTTGGTGTAATATTTGTATAGTTATGATGCTTACATTCAGTGTGTATTTTATATCGGATGTCGGTATGTTGTCTCTGTGTTGATCTTATAAATTGTTGTTACGATAAAAATCGTATTATACCGTTCATAGTTCAGGTATGTAACTATCTAAGTTCTCCAACAGGGACAACTCTAGTTCTAAATAGGATGTTTGGTGATGAATTCATAGGAGCGACCAAGTACTAGTATGTCAAGAGATGCAATTCATGAAGGGCTAAAGAGCTATGCTCTTCTAGAACATGTATAGATGTATGGTATTCTAGTAGAGATTGTTGATGTCAGAGTACCCTTCTATAGAGTATAAAAGTGTGAAATTTCACCCCTTGACTCACAGGTTGGGAAGCTTGCGGTCATGTGTGACATCAGTTAaattattgtttttttaattatttgttGACTTGCATATTGGTTGAGTTGCATCATTATTTTAGCTTCCGCATATTATGTTAGTTTTGCTAATATTATGTACATGTTTGTTGAATGTGATTTATCATACTCACTCTTTCTTGTTGCTACTATTTTTTTGGCCTTTAAAATATGGACCAAGCTAGGCAGGATACGGAAATGACTAGGCATAGCAAAAGCTTTAGCTTAATATTTGTTTTTCACTCATGTAAAATATCATCTTGGATATAGTAAATGTTttgaaataataaataaagaagaagaatagtTGTGATCCACTTCTCGTCTTTATTTAATTATAGCCTTAAACTATCATAAGTTAATTTTTATAACTGTGCGGCAGCTATCGCGTCTACGCCCTGGTTGGGGGCCTGACAGTTGAGTTTGAAGCGCAGAGAGTGCATATAAGTGGAAATCATCTGTGTTGGTTAAGGACTAGAAATTGATACCCCTAAATTGAGACTAAAATGTGCAAGAATAAGTCTAATATGGGTACGACCTTAGCTAACTAAGTTATTTATCCATAACTTTGTCTATGTGGCAAAAGAAGAAAGTACGGACCAATATTTCTCGCCACTTGATGCAGGTGTAGAATTAGGTATAATCGATGTAAAGGCTCTGCCATGATAGCTTGCCAGCACACCAAAGGAAGTATGTAATTTGTGTATCAGCAACAAAACAAATcatgtcttgtgggtaaagtatacaacctctgtagagttaaCACTGTTCaaacagccgtgctcatggtgtTTCATTAGGACTGGTTATAGTGTTTCATTAGGACTTGGGTTTTAGGATTAGATCATCACATGCACCGGTACAACATTTGTTGTTCGTAGAGATGGTATGTGGttgatgttgttgaagtttaAGCATGTATTATGCTTATCATGAGTATATACTTTTATATGTCCACTGCTTTACATAAATATCATTAGAATCATTCTTTGTTTATGAACCACTGTTATGCCAAATGGAACCTGTAAAGTCATTTGTTTGAAGTCTTGCTGAGTACAAAAAGTACTCACCCTTGATGCTTGACCATTTAGAACTGGAGAAGCGGTTTAGTACCTCGCAATAGGTTTTGGGGATGCCGATGTTGGATTTTTCTAAGTCTAATCTAGTTGGTTGCACGTGGGATGGTAGTTGGTTCACTAGAGAATAAGTGTTTCTGTTTAATAGCTTTCGCTGAACTCTATATTATGTAAGTAACTCTGTTAAAGAATATCGGTATTATATGATGTTGTAATATAATGTGATGTTAATGTTGTTGTGTGTTCCACGATGAGGGACCAACAAAACATCAAAAGCACCTAGTGGAAAAGCTAGAAAATGAAGTGgatagaaaaagaaacaaaagcatTCACATGTGAGTAAAGAAAAGTATGGCGTGCAGATCTGAGACCTCTTTCGATCAAGCTCCATGTCTTTTCTATGCATCTTATTTATTTTTCCTGAAAGAACAGAGAATACCACCTCCAGCTAGGTGCATCACCCTACAGTTCAGTTATCAAAACCTTAATGTTCAGATACCAGTTCATCAGTCCTATTGACAGTTTCAGTAGGAAAAGAAtcgatctcggcatcaagcatAAAGCTACCCGATGTTCTTGACAAGTTGGAGTGTAGACGGTAGAGTACCAGAATTGGATCTTGGAAGCGCTGAGCCCACAGCGTCTAAAGAAAGTGTACACCTGCGGTGGCAAAGAATCAATCTGCGTCGCTTGATTCGAAGCAACACTCCTCAAGAACCTCTCCCGCGCAACCTGGGAAAGGGATCACCGAACAAAATCTGCCTTCTTCTTGTAGATCAAGGAGCACCagcatctccttctccctctcctttccCCTCGAAAGGAAAGCATTTCTCGTGCATAGGCATAGACCATAGTCCTCGACTAAACTAAAAGGCAGTGCCTTTTCCTTGCTCCATCATCGCCATGGCTTCCGCAACACCTCTTTTTCTTCCCCTCGTTCCGTTCCTCGTTCTTCTCTGCCTCTACCCGGCATGCGCCGCCGGGAGAGTCTCGGTGTCGGTCTACTACGAGACGTTGTGCCCGTTCTGCTCTGGGTTCGTCGTGAACGACCTCGCCAGGATCTTCCACGACGGAGTCTCCTCCATCGCTGACCTCCGGCTCGTCCCTTTCGGCAATGGGCGCGTCTCGGCCGACGGATCCATTACCTGCCAGGTCAGTGCTGACCCTCGTACTGTTCGTTCCTGACTCATTTCTTGAATCGAGTGTGCCTTGCTTATCCCCAGTTTTTAAGAGGATTGTACTGTTGCAGTGTATTTGGTTCTGGTTTTAGATGAGCCGCTAGCATTGAGTTTATCCAGTGCTATATGCAGTGGGGAATATGATGTTTGCTGTGCTAGTGTGCTTGATATTTTGAATAGAGCGTATGAACTTTTTGTTCGCATATTTGTATACAGCAAGGAATGAACTATTTACCTTTGATACACAGGCTTCAGTTTGCTTACTCCACTAGTCCACTTGCTTTGTTTTGCAGCATGGAGAGGACGAGTGCCAACTCAACGCTATAGAAGCTTGTGTGATCAGACTATGGCCTGATACGGTAATGCCTGTGTTCatgaatacatgcatgtccTTTTTGTTAGGAAAACAAGAAGTAGTTCTGAAGTTTATTCGATACAAGCATTTCTTAACATTTCAGTCTCTACAGACCGTTATCACATTCTGAATTCTGATAGTTCAGTATCCTATAATTTATCTTTCAGATTTTAATGATGCATTTATGAGAGGCACTGAGTTTTTCCAATACTTATATGATATATCTGCCAAACTTATTTCTTCCTCAGACAAATGAACTTAAGGCAGTGCACTAAGTGTTCTAATCTATATTTCTCTGAATGCAGGAACAACATTTCCCTTTCATTCAATGCATTGAGCATTTAGCACTGACTCAAAAATGGGACGCCTGGCAGTCTTGCTTTCAGGAAACTGGTCTGGCATCTCAACCTGTTATAGACTGCCACAACTCAGGATATGGCAGACAGGTGGGGTGAATAGTTGTCGGCCTTCCTGCTGCTTCATTTTTCAGTTGCATTCGAAACTTTTGCGTTGGTGTATGCTACATAGTAGCTAGTTTTCCTTTTCAAACGAAAACAAGTAGTTGTCTAATTGTCAGCATGCGTTGTTTTGACGGTGCTGATCTGTTAGCAAGAGTTGTTTTTGACGGTTCTGAACTTCTGATCAGAAACTACAGTTTTTCATCCATACCCATCATGCTCCTAGTTTCATTTTGAGCTAATAAAAGTCTCAACACCACATTGGATGATGGCTGAATTACTTCAGAAATGTTGGTACTGCGAAACAATGGGATCCAATTATTTTCACTatgctacattttttttttttttttgcgaagacACTATGCTACATTTTGTGCACAATATTCATATGCGTTCCTTCGGTTTTTGAAATCTGATAAGCAATCAACTGGAATTACACAGCTTGAACTCCAGTATGCTGCGGAGACAAATGCTCTTCAGCCTCCTCATCAGTTCGTACCTTGGGTGGTCGTTAACGGGAAACCTCTTGGTGATGTAAGCTACATCATTTTCCCCCTTTCTGAAGCTGTagtcatattatgcattcaGAAATCCAGCCTAATTTAGCATCTGCAGGATTACATGAACTTTGAAGCCTACATCTGCAGCGCTTATGCTGGCGAACTTCCAGAGGCATGCAAGGGGAAGCACCTGGCAATTGCTCAACAGACGAGAGCGAGCGGAGGAGACAAGGTGTGCCCAGCTAGCAAAATTACCAGCTATTTCGAGAACAAAAAATTAATCTTTAGACAAAACTGGGCGCCCTGACTTAGAATTTTGTTTGAAGAGGTTTTGCATTTCTATTGGCCTGCTGGGTCTCCTTGTATTTTGCAGTTAGTTTGAATAGCAGTGTTGTCAATTTTTCGACAGAAAACATCTAGCTTCTTTCGAAACAAATGCAACATTTTTCGTGCTTGATGCTTCTAGAATTTTAAGAAAACTTTGCTTCCGGTGCTAGGCACATTTGTAAAGAATGCACGCGTGATGAGTCATTTTATTACCTTTTTGTTTTTGAAGTATGCACATTATATTTCGGTGTTCTTCTAGTCAGATTTGGACCCACTGGCCTAATCAGTTGGTACTTGGTTTTACCAGAGGAATCCACATGAGATGGCCATTGCACTTGCAATTGGTATTGCCCTATGGTTCTGAAGCGCCGTCCCATCAAGGCCAAGTCCAATTTTTTCAAAAGCAGACAGATCATGGAGCTAGGCCAGTAGACTAATAGATAACACCATACCAAAACAGGAACTTGTAAATTTCTTCATTCTTCTCCCCTTCAGCAACAGAGGCAAGAAACCATATTGCTTCGTTCTGTACTGTTCAGCTGTAAAAATCAAAAGTGATTCATTGACCCAGATAAGGTGTCTTAGCACACCTTTTGTAATTTTAGGTCTTTAACACATAACAATTGAAGAGCTACCAGCCCTCGAGGTAGACTAGTTTGCATGTACAATCCACAATTCAATGCTCCAAATTAAGCTTTTAACCAGATCTGCAGTATCTTGTTCTGAACGCACCATACTGTGTTTCTAGTCCTGCATTCGTGAAGAAAAAAACCGGTGCAATCCCATGCATTTTTTTCTATGTTCACCACATGCACTCGTACACACCCGATCCAACGGTAATCACCAAATGCACATAATTAAAAGGGTCCCAAGTTTCTCCAGTTTCATGGAATGCGGTGGTGTATTTTTCTTCTTACTGTGGCGCGATTTCTACAAGCAGAGGAATTTTCTTTCCCTGGGTGTTCGACAGCATTTTGCCAAAGGTACGCTTAATATGcatttatatatctatatatacgTGTATTATATATCTATAAGTACATGTATAAAGgagaaataaagagaaaaaaaaaagagaaaagggaaaagaaaagagaagagctATCTCTCTAGGCCAATTTGGCCTGAGCCCGTTCCTCTCTCCCCACGGCAGGGCCCGGCCTATTCTTGCTAGCCTGAGCTCTCTTCTTTCTCGGTCTAGCAAAAGGCCAGCCCATCTCTCcttcccttctccctcccccTTTGCTTCTCCTAACCGAGCTGGCCCAAGGCCtagctcccctctccctcttctaTCTTGCACGCCGAGCCGAGCCTAGGCTGGTGGCCCTCCGCCCCTCCCCTTGTGCTTCTTCCACACGAGTGCATCGATGGCGTCGCCTCCCCTCTGCTCCGTGGACCACGTGCTCCTCTGCTCCCCACCTCTTCTACTGAGAGAAGAGCTATCTCTCTAGGCCAATTTGGCCTGAGCCCGTTCCTCTCTCCCCACGGCAGGGCCCGGACTGTTCTTGCTAGCATGAGCTCTCTTCTTTCTCGGTCTAGCAAAAGGCCAGCCCATCTCTCcttcccttctccctcccccTTTGCTTCTCCTAACCGAGCTGGCCCAAGGCCcagctcccctctccctcttctaTCTTGCACGCCGAGCCGAGCCCAGGCTGGTGGCCCTCCGCCCCTCCCCTTGTGCTTCTTCCACATGAGTGCATCGATGGCGTCGCCTCCCCTCTGCTCCGTGGACCACGTGCTCCTCTGCTCCCCACCTCTTCTACTGAGTTGTAGGCCTGCCACCATTGCCGCCCTCTATCTTTATCCTATGTGGGTGGATTTGGGTGGATTGGGATCGATCTCCGGATTTCCCCAAATCCAAACCTCCCCGGACTCTATCTCCTCGCCCCACTTCCTCATATGCCACCTAAATATATCAGGGAGGCTGACCAGTTTTGGAGATCAATTTTGCCATCCACACGAAAGCTCTGCCGAATCATGACCTCATTGCATAAGCCGCCGCCATCGTGTAATATTGATTTTTGGCTAGCCGTGACCACTGCCACTTTGTCGCTGTCAACCGGAGCCTTGTTGTCGCCCACACCACCAAAGCCTCTACCCACTGCAACGCTGGGATCATCGCCGCCAGCCAACAAGCCATCGTCTAGATTCGTCGACATCGTAGCCGTTCACGGTGAGTCCTGGCTATGATCCCCTCCTCCCTTTTACTGAGTTGGTGCAGGCCATCATGTCGTGGTGTTATGGTGCGCGTGTTGCTGCCTGCCCGAACTCGATCACTTACCGTCGAGAGCATGTCAAATCGGGGGCGACAGTTggctctctatctctctcatcTGTCTGCGCGTGCTTGTACCTAGCCTTCGTGCCTTGGTGCTACCGCTCGTCGACGTACCTGTTGTGGTGCTTGCTATGCCTGTGCTCGCATTGCTGCCGACCGAGACTCGATCCCTGGAACAGCCAATGCGCGGCCCGACCACTGgttctgtgtgtgtgtgtgtcgaGCAATGTGGATGCTTGAGCTCGGACCGTGTGCTATTGGAGCATCGGGCTGCCACCATGCGCCGTTGAAGTCTTGTACTCCGGTCGTGTGCTATTGACGCCCTGGCTCCGGTCGCGTGTCGCGATAGCCTTGCATCGTTGCAGCTCCTGGCTGCCGGCTCTATGTTGGTACCCAGCCAGTATGCGCAAGTGGTGCCCTATTGAGATGATCCTCTATTGcctgtagcaaaaatagccctattagtccatgattgtgattttagtgattaataacaacatagttattgagactaatatatttatcaagtatatgatttagtatgtctcatggatacaatacatgaagaagccactgcagtcgggacaaagatggactgaattggacaagtcccagAGAAGAGAAGCCACTGGATAGTTCAGTGCAGAAGAAATTGAACTCATCAGAGCATCTTTGAtaaagagggagagaaggctAAAGacttcaccagatagtctggtgcttaGCAAGGTGTAGCACTGGAGCTTTATCTGCAGAGAAGAGCAAATCTGAAGAAGCTatcgaatagtccggtgttgatgaagaaggtgcaCACCGTAGTATTTTGGCTCGGGATAaaagaagttgaactcaccagaaggttcaGTGATCAGCGGAAgatatacaccagagcaattcttgcagagaggtttgtAGGTGTTGAAGATCGGAGAACAACagactggaaggtccggtgatggaaagtGAGTGCACTGGAGGCTTTACCGAAGTATTTTTTACAAAGGTGATTCTAAATGACAAAGTATGAAGATGAACtgatcggatgatccggtgtcaaAAGAAAGTGCACCGGAGGcttacaccagagtgtttttcatagagaagaagtggtgcCGTCTGGTttaggataactcactggatagtttggtgatggagatgaagtatacactagagtatctggtgttcatgatgactttgagtgggagtccaacggctagtttatgatgATGTACACACTGGATTGTCTGGTATTTGTGCTATTATTGTcacaggatagtccggtgttaacagcttttctgtgCCGTTGGGAAAATAGTTAGTTGAcaggtttaaggctataaatacccctccactcagtcatttgaaggtgtggcatgctgttggagtccagagaaacttgaaaagatatccaagccaccaaagtgcttaatgtgatcatccaagacaattaaacACATATTTAGTGAGTCATTAGTGCTTATAAgcttagagagagtgttgctaggtgattgcttcatggagagtggatcaagaagtgatcctagcttgtattgGGTGGTACGtcagcgccttggagtcttggtaactcgctGACACCTTGAgctggagttgctcaagcttgttgacccaccaacttggtgtagagcggtgGCAAGATACGTGTACGAGAATGTGGAGACCCTTTCCTcggtgactcaagctccgaatGGAAGACATCGACAAGTGATagggagagaggctagtggtaagaTCTTGCCTTTGTGCCTTGGTGGTTCATACAAgttgaggccttatctttgtaccttggtgactcaagagctgTGATCGAAAGAGTCTTGGTGACCGGGATCATTTCCTTGATGGAGCTTCAATCTGGACTAGGgttggtattcatgccatcgatatcacacgataaaaaatctcttgtgcgaGTTTATTTTCTCTACTATCTTTACActtccgtatttacattcttgcaatctacctttgtgcatttactttctcagaatagtttgctaggattggctataggttgcaaaccttttaagcggtagaatagacacactagataaacctagtgcatatttagatagaaactaATAtgagtttatcttgtgaagtttttggagcgaATTAGTTTAGgcttttaagtgtcctaattcactcccctcttagaacatcaccgATTTTTTCAAGTGGTGTCTgagtctcgtgctcttgataaaTTTAaccacctagagttgtgacatccggggttgggatggattcccatagtgatTCACTCTTTGATGGTATAAATTTCTCTTATTGGAAagttctaatatcttgttatttgaaAGCtcaaggtttagatgtttgaagggtcactgaggaagggatgagacctcgcgtcaccaacaaggagaggcaattagacgCATTAGTGAAaaatatccttttatcatctttaaatgttgatgcatttaatcgtgtttattctctcaccaatgcacatgatatttggactagtcttatTAAAAtgcatgaaggcacaaaggatgtgcgcaatgagaaatatcatgtgttagTACTCGCTGGTTAGTACTGCTGTTGATGAGGTTGGTTCCCCCGGGACTTGCGGTCCGTGAGCCCCTGTCAACACCTTGAATATGGATGCCTCTGCTGTTTTTTATTGAACCCTGAGGCCTTCGGGTCCCGGTCCAATATGCTAACTCCGGAACATATTGGGTTTGTTTGGGTTGTATCCCACGAAGAACACCTCGCAGCGACTCAGATCCTTCGAGCGGGACTCATCGGTCATTTAAGGATTCGAGCATGGATAACTCATAAGAAATTAACGGCACTTACCAGAACTCGAAAACGCACCCCCTACCTAGCGTGctaaatgtcgagggtaaatccctaacaatgattccggggtatgctggacagtgggtgcgtgattaATGTTCTGGGTGTGGCTATagaatgtgtgtgtgtttgctACTCAAGACCaccagagttatccaggttcagaccacTCATGAGGTAATAACCCTACATCTcgtgtcttcttcttcctctttttttacAGAAGATATCCTCCCTTTATATTTCAGGGGGGAAGTCTTACAAGTGAGCCCAACCAGCAGACCCATACCTGTCCTAAGAAACGATATAAGCAATCATTACAAGCCTACATTCGCTGTGACTGCCCTGGGTCCCTGTGGTGGTCATCCCGTCCATCATTCGAACCCCCGTTTGTCGCGCCCGAAGCGCCCGACCTGCCCTGTCCTGTCGCAGGCTTCC
This region includes:
- the LOC133910144 gene encoding gamma-interferon-responsive lysosomal thiol protein-like isoform X1; amino-acid sequence: MASATPLFLPLVPFLVLLCLYPACAAGRVSVSVYYETLCPFCSGFVVNDLARIFHDGVSSIADLRLVPFGNGRVSADGSITCQHGEDECQLNAIEACVIRLWPDTEQHFPFIQCIEHLALTQKWDAWQSCFQETGLASQPVIDCHNSGYGRQLELQYAAETNALQPPHQFVPWVVVNGKPLGDDYMNFEAYICSAYAGELPEACKGKHLAIAQQTRASGGDKVCPASKITSYFENKKLIFRQNWAP
- the LOC133910144 gene encoding gamma-interferon-responsive lysosomal thiol protein-like isoform X2, with product MASATPLFLPLVPFLVLLCLYPACAAGRVSVSVYYETLCPFCSGFVVNDLARIFHDGVSSIADLRLVPFGNGRVSADGSITCQHGEDECQLNAIEACVIRLWPDTEQHFPFIQCIEHLALTQKWDAWQSCFQETGLASQPVIDCHNSGYGRQLELQYAAETNALQPPHQFVPWVVVNGKPLGDDYMNFEAYICSAYAGELPEACKGKHLAIAQQTRASGGDKRNPHEMAIALAIGIALWF